The Acomys russatus chromosome 3, mAcoRus1.1, whole genome shotgun sequence genome has a window encoding:
- the LOC127186219 gene encoding 40S ribosomal protein S12-like codes for MAEEGIAAGGVMDISAALQEVLKTALIHDGLTRGIREAPKALDKCQAHLCVLASNCDEPMYVKLVEALCAEHQINLVKVDDKKLGEGVGLCKTDREGKPRKVVSCSCVVVKDYGKESQAEDVIEEYFKCKK; via the coding sequence ATGGCCGAGgaaggcattgctgctggaggtGTAATGGACATCAgcgctgctcttcaagaggtgcTGAAGACCGCCCTCATCCACGATGGCCTAACACGTGGCATACGCGAAGCTCCCAAAGCCTTAGACAAGTGCCAGGCCCACCTTTGTGTGCTGGCATCCAACTGCGATGAGCCCATGTACGTCAAGCTGGTGGAGGCGCTGTGTGCTGAGCACCAGATCAACCTGGTTAAGGTTGATGACAAGAAACTGGGGGAAGGGGTAGGCCTCTGTAAAACTGATCGAGAGGGAAAGCCACGGAAAGTGGTTAGTTGCAGTTGTGTAGTGGTTAAGGACTATGGCAAAGAATCTCAGGCCGAGGATGTCATCGAGGAGTACTTCAAAtgcaagaaatga